TTCGTGCAAATGTCCAGtcggaccctcattaggtccagttgggatggagatattcatattcatatacaaatttcCCAATTTCTAATACTGACTCAATTTGCATTAgggatattgttgttgttttttgccattGCATTACACTGTTGACTCATGTCTGGCTTGTGGTCTACTATGACTCCTAGATTTTTCAGTATACGCTAATTGAAAACCTGCTCTATCCTCCCAAATACAGAGCTTTACCATATTTCCCTCTTGAAATTCATTCTGTTTTGACTTTTTTCTCCAAACTATTAAGGTCATGTTGAATCTCCCTTCTGAAGTTATCACATACCCCTCTCAATTTAGTgtcattttaaaatttgattaacagcttttCTACTTATTTATCACATgtcatttcaagaaaaaaaatagcactCTTTTACTAAGGAAGAGTTATTCCTGAATGTGCCAAATTGGCATCCAACATATCATAATGTATACCAAGCCTTCTTGAAACATATGAATGAAAGCTTTTCCATACTGCCTAACAACATAGCTCTGTGGTTTGGGTACCTGGTTGCACAGAATTTAagcccccactatgcctccttgatgaggatggactcaatgattcacagtatcccttccagctctgcagttctaacattataTTTGTATCTTCAGTCTACTAATATTCTTTCCAAATGTCGCTGCAAGTAGATCTAGTATCAGCTTTTCTGTTTAGCTATCAGAAGACTAGAGGATGCCAATAGTCTAGCAAAGTAGGTGCTGAAAGCTCTGAACATTATCTAGGAGAGGTTGTAGTCAATTAGCTTTGTTGACTGAGGGACATAGGGATCTGCAGCTGTTACCACAACAACTTTGTGCAGGGAAAGAGGATGTGTGTACTTTAAGTAGAGAACTGAAGCCAATTTCTGCTTCCAGTTCCCGAATCACAATGCTTACTTCCTCACTGGAAACAAAGGTGTTCTCTTCAAGAAGCCATTATGAATAAATTCTAATCAATGAAAAACataccatttaatttttttataataaaGAATAACTGATATTCTTCCTTGCAAAAAGTACCACTTCAAATAAAGCTTAGAAAATAAGGAACTTGAATTTGATCATAGTTGCAATCCAGTGTTATCTGTGTGTCACTTCCAATTTTATGTCCAGGTTCAAAAGAATAAGCTGCTCCCACATCAAATTAATTCTTGTATTAGGTATTAACTCGATGTCCCCTGCAAGATGGTGATCTATGGATAAATAACTGTTCTCACTGGAAATTACTTTGCCTATAAATAACTGAAACTGGGCCAAGCCCAAACCTCAAAACATACTTTTACAAACTTTTAGGGTAATGAAACACACCTAAAAGTGCCCAagcattactttttaaatttatccTGAACTGTGTGAAAAGACAACAAAAGCTACTTGTAAGGAaaacatatttaattattttaaaatatgtatgtacTTTTTCACATAAAGGGCTCTGTTAATTCCCAACACTGATTATAAAATGTGCtccattttaaaatgatgatgaaaaagtattgaattaaaaaaataaatagaaaaagccAATCAGAATCTACAAACCTAGTAAAAGTGAGCTCATACAGCACTAAGATCCTATCTTCATCAGCTTCTTGGAAGTTGACAGGGAATATATTTATTGGCATAAATCACAATATGAAATTGCTGCTAGATGAAAAGTTTGCTGTTTGTATGTACTGTCACACTGCAGTCAGGTGACTTGGTGTACAACAGCAAATGCAAATATGATTTCTTAACTAGCAATAATTTTCATTGATGGATATATGACAGCGTAATTATTCAATCAGATTCTGGCTGAAAGTTCACATGGCAGTGTAGCCGATTTACTCAGTGAGCAGGAGCATGAAGGAGCTTtttcaaatattgaaaaaaaGGTGTTCATTATTCTTTCTAGAAAAAGGTCAAAAATAGCTTAAAGCTTAACCAAAACAAGAATGCAAAAatatgcattcaagagaaagaagTTATTTTCATATTACAATCTCAGTTCCCATACTTACTAATAACACTATTTAAAAGATAGCTTAGAAGTGGCTTTTTTCTAAATAGACCACATTTTGTTTTAGATATAACTTGTcccacttttctttattttaaatactaTGATATGCATTATCTTCCAGCCCAGTTTCAAATGTATGATCTGTTATGGTATATTAAAGTTAAGATTTAAATTATTCACATTATACAGTAATCTATatgatctttaaaaaaagtagtatTAATGATTCACATAGCAATATCAAGTGCTGAAAATAAGGTTCCAGAATGCATCTACACATACAGTACAACTCAAGTATCCTTCCAGAAAAACCAAGGTCTTTACCAGTGATAAGCAGTGACTGGAAAAAAAGGGCTCACTTTTaaacagcaaggggggggggaataccagcTGAAGGTTAGTAAAAACAGTGCACTCACAGCACCTAAGATAGTCTTCATTCAGGAGGGTGAATTCTTTCTCCggaaaaaagaaagtaaacagCTAAGTGATTTACAGGTTTTGTTTATAATgaaaacatacacagagagaaacCATAtcgtaggaaaaaaaaatgcttttccttTAAGTTAGGTTAATTCATGCAAAGCTGAAACCGAAGAAACCATGATACTGTATAGCTGAACACAGAGCACCACCTCTTCAGTGTAATAATAGGGTTTACAGAATACCTGATCACTGTCAAATAGCAGATGGTACATGTTGAGCTGTTAATGGACCAGTGCTCCAGTAGAAGCACTTATTCAGCTATGCCAGTGAAAATCCGCTAAAAGATCCTGCCCTTTTTGCATCAGGCCAAGCGATTACTTCTTGGTGTCTGCATCTTTAGAGGGGCGGTGACCCAAAGCAGGACTGTCGTCTTAACCTTATTTTTCTGTTGCTCATTCGTTTTAAGCACCAGTTGTTTTTTGTtggactgggaggagataacGGAAGGGTCTTGCTATGCTTGAACCTGCTACgattatacagtattataatgtttttaattcGTTTATAACAGCCACTCAATTACAATAAAAAGGCACTCGGAAAGGCACCTCAAAAGACACCGTTTATGAGCTGAAAGACTGCCAAAGCTAGTCGTCTGAATTCCCATCTAAGGGGAACACAACGAAGCCAAGGCTTCCTACGCTCGTTTCTACAAAGCGGAGCAAACTCTTGCGTAAATCAGGAAAggccgctctccccccccccccccgcgaatgGGGTTGGCAAGAGGCGTTGGTGGGCTTTAACGTTGCGGCAGAGAAAGAAAACCAGCCCTCGCACAGGGCTTTTGGCTGGCGGATGCCTCATCCCCATCTGCGGCCACCCCATAGCTTTCCATCCGACGGCGACCACAGCCTCCTGCCCAGGACCCCAAGCCCCCATGACGCTGAGAGGCCGTCCTTCGTGGCGTTCAAACCACgcagggctaaaaaaaaaaaaaaaagaggaacgaGGGTCTTGCTCCCGAACTTACCCCTGGCCTGCCTGAGCCCGCGGGTGTCGACGGGCTACCTTCGCAGACCCCGCACGGTTTTATTCGGGACAACTGCTTGCTTCGAAATCACTTCCGGTAGGTCATAGAGCCGTTTCCTGTCTTCGAGGACAAACGTATGGGGAGAAAAACCATAGAGAGGGAGTAACACATGTTTTCTGCTCCGTTTCCTGTTCGTTGGGAAAACGAGCTGCTTTCCGGAAAACTGAAGCCGGATTCCAAGAGAGGAGCCGTTATAATTATATGGCAACATTTTGAAGTGTCCCTAATTTATACATTCAAAGGGCAACATCAGTATATTAGTTGTTAGTAAGCCCCGGACAACACTGGATTTCTTTGCAGTCGTGTTGTAAGTTAGGCTTTTCCCGCTTACAAAATATGAAGTAAACACTGGCAAAAGCGTCCACCACACGCAAGTCCTTTTCCTGCATATGCAATAAGACCAAACTTATATACCTCAATACCCtaggctgccagaaagacaaaacaagtgggccttagatcaaatcaagccgaaactttctctggagggaaaaataacaaaactgaggttgccctactttgggcacatcataagacgGCAATattcagtggggggaaaaataatgCTGCGAAAAGTtaagggcagtaggaagagaggaagaccaaatacgagatgggttGAGTCCCTAAGGAAACACGACCTTGAGcttgcaacagctgagcagggttgttgaggcaGGAAGTTTTGGAGACTGCCTGTTCATAAGGATGtcaaattggaagtgacttgatggtatcTAGCAACAACGGCAGTTTCAAAGATCCACAGTACTTTacccgccccccgcccccgcaTGGGGGGGGCgaggaaaggaaatgagaaaaTGGGCAGCAAAACTGACTAGTAGGCTGTAGAAGAGAATTGTCGATATAATAGGCTGCTGGAATTTTTCACATTTACGTGGATACGTAAAAACATGGAAGTTAAGAACCCTGTATTTAGGTGTAGTGATGGTTCGTCGCATTCTAGTCAAAAGATCCCCTCCGGGATTTCCTTATTCAGTTTCCATGCAAACAAAGAGTGGACGACTTTAGGCTTCGGGACATTCACGCCCGAACTGTAACGAGGACCTAGTAAACTGTATCTAACAGCACTACATAGGATGTTTAATAcgttttccccccaccttttcacttgccttttttttgttgttgtttgtttgactgaGAAGCCCCAGCCAAGAGTCTGGTAACAGAAGCATGAAGTGGAACATAGTTCTTAGAACAAGAGTTCTCAAATCTGTTATCTTAAAAGGTCAGCGGAATTTTGGTTTTGTTACAAATGCGAAACAGAAGTTGCTTCCTAGAAGGGGCGAACTAAGAGAATTAATCTGATTGATGTTACAGTATTTCATCCCATCAAAGAAGGGATTCATTCTTCGATAATACTACGCTCTTTTGGCCCCAGGAGAACAAGGGTTAATATACACGGGCATATTAGTCTTTTGAAAATATGCATCTGGTTTGACAGTGGGTGATTTCATTActgcttcagtttctttcttctttcaacaCGGCTCTGAAACATTAGGTAAGATTAAGGGCAGTATGAAAAGCTTTACATTTAAATAATATGAAAAAGTTCCCGGAACCAAATAACTCGTGGTTTGCAGGAATCAGTCGGTTTGGTTACTCGCACGGACCTATCATCGCGAGACTTTAGGGCTTTGAAGGTGAAAGTTTGAATCTTTAGCTCGCGCCCGCCTGTCCTAACGGGATTTCCAGGGAGGCTCTTTGGAGCACAGACGGTTCCCTTTCAGCCCCACAGGCGGCtgcctcatttatttatttgtttaatgtacACATTTagaatcttagacctgcagagctggaagggaccttctgtATTATCGGATCGTCTTTGTTTTGCTAAAGCTCGCACAGTTCAGTGGAGTAAGGAGCGAGAGAAGTAACCAGAGGCGTTGGTCTGTTTCTGCAAGCAGTGACAGAAAGCAACTTGTAGCCTTTGGGAAGAGTAACAGATCTACAGTTCGATCTTACGCATGTCCTTTTAGATGTAATGCCTATTGAGTTTAGTAggatttacttccaggtaagGTACAGCTAAATCTAGTTGTGACGTGAAAGgtggcaaggcttttttttgttGCTAAGGAAGTAAACTGTGTTAACTGTTCTCTCTGGCTTTACTTACTCTGTGGACTCCTCAATATACATTGCTATTCTTATTAGACTGAGAACCTGATGCAACTGCTGTATTATTTTACTACTAAGTGTTGTTTGTTATCTCTATGCAAACTTTAAAATGATCAGTCTAGCAAATACAGATCTTGTTCCAGTGTTTCTGTGTTCCTTTTTTGCTTGAAAGTTTATGTGAAGTTAATCATTTTGTACTTTGTGACAGATCTTGCTGAAGCCTACTAGAAAAACATCCAAGATTGACTGCTCAACTTCAGTGTCATGGATTGTGGAACTCAGTTTATTGAAACTCTGAAGAGGGTAGGATATTCAAAGGCATATTTGCTGAATGGAGAAGACTTTGACTGGTTGTTTGAAACTTCAGAAGATAAATCATTTTTGGAGTGGTTTTGTACAAATGTGAATGAGCAGCATGTATTATCTGAAGATGAGCTGCAGTCATTCAATATTCTTCTGAAGACATCAAAGCCTGTCTTAGAAGAAGGGGCTGTAGATGAGGTTCTCAAGACTTGCAAGTCTCTGGAGTTGAACACCAATATTTGTGAAGAAAACGAAGAAGAAAAACTTAAAACTTTAGAAGATGAGCTTCAGGCCCTTCAGAAGATGAAGCAGTTAAAGATTTGTCGCCGCAACAAACTTCAAATGGTGGCCTCAGCGAATAGTCTGATATCCCTAAAGCTCaaagaaggagcagaggaaccgCCTAAAAATCTGAAAGAGGGCCAGGGACTTTTCACTGCTATGAATACAAAGATGAACAATGAGCTGCAATCTCTTAATGAAGGAGTTGAGAAGCTGATCTCTTTCTTTAGGGCACCTGAACAACAAGAATCAGATCCACACTCTGTGCTGCTGGTCCAGCATGTTTTAGATAAATATTTGTGTCAAGAAGAACAGAGCACTGCTGCTCTTACTTCCTATACAAAAAAGCAGTTTTTCCAAGGTATAGCTGAATTGGTTGAAAGTTCCAAAGAAGAACATTTCCAGCTAGTAGATATGAAGAATTCTTCCATTAGTGAAGAGAGCAATGAGGCATGTGAAGAAAGGCTAGAGCTGACTAGGTTGCAGATGGCATACGTCTGTGCTCAGCACCAACTGATTCAACAGAAGGCCAAGAATCGAAGTATGAGAGAAGGTCTTCAGTGGGCAGaggaaaatatttcttctttGAAGCAGGTAAAACTATTATTATCCCACACGCAGGCATTGTGCCATTTTGCAGATATAAAGAACCTACAGAGAGCAATCTGAATAGTTAAAAGTACATTGTTTGGTTGACCTACCATGACAAAGTTTTATGTAAGGAAGGAGACAATTTCTGATCACTCATTAGTCTGACACCCTTGGTTTTATGTAAGCTTCGATGTGGCAGAGAAGTGATAGGCCCCGATGAAGAGACATAATTTGTAATAGTTGTACAGATGTCCTAAGGGTCAATGCTTAGGTTTTCAAGACTTCTTGGTAAATCACCATTTATGTAACTTCTGTTCTATTCCTTTGGTACTTTAATAATCCtaaaactgctgagctggaagggaccccatggatcatcaaatccagaccttgttaaggaggcccagtggggaactgaactcccaatctctggctctgcacccagagatctaaaccacagagctttAAGTCtgcggctgcagagccagacgctgggagttcaattccccactgggcctccttgacagggtctggacttgatgatccatagggtctcttccagctctaaaaTTCATAGTGGTTTTAAACCATTCCTTGCAAACACTTTTGGTTTTCCTCATGCCATAGTATTTCCTAGATTTGGACAGCTTCTGTGGGTTTTTCCCCTGTTCTTACTCTATCTCAATTTAGAAGCAGATTATGAATCCTCTAAATAATATAACTATTTATGTCCTCCAGGCAACTTATTTTCAGGCAAAGGAAAACCTGGCAAAACAGTAACAGTTTCACATGCATTATCCTTCCTCTGCTGAAGTAATTAGGCCATGCTGTCTAACGTATGGtgatttttaatacagtggtgtcttgctttacgattgccccgcattacgacgaaaccgtattacgacgatctttttgcaattgcgattgcaaaatgatggtctgaatgggtttttttttcgctttgcaatgattggttctctgcttcgggaactgattcttcacaaaacgacgattttcctccagctgatcggtggtttcataATGACCGcctggtaaataaaatggctccttgctgttttctgggacggattcatcactgcacaggcaccgaaaatggctgccctattcaggatcttcgctggacggtgagtttccagcccattggaacgtattgaaggggttttaatatgtttcaatgggctttttattttcgcattacaacgttttcgttctacaacgatttcgctggaacgaattaacgtaatgcgaggcaccactgtatgcagcaATTGTATAGTATGTAATGACTTAACCATAACTGGAAAAAGCTATtacttggactacaattcccaaaaccTGTGAACTCACACAGCCATGGGTTATGGTGACTGGAGGATTTTGACAGTTGTAATCCAGAAACCCCACCTCATCTGTTCTTCAGATCTGGTTTTAGTATTATTTTATTGCTATTTTTATGTGCTTGTGGTATGTTTAAAAATTATATGTTGATTTCTGGAACAGCATCTTGGTGACTTTTGAACAATGGCATAAAACGATAACAGATGGATAAGAGCTGCAGCCATGTTGTATATACAAAGCATCTGAAGTTTTAAATGTTCAAACAAACTTAATGGATAGGCCTGTGACAACAAGAAGTTAGACACTATTAAGAATAAGTAAAGACACAGAGGGAGGTAGCTCTA
This sequence is a window from Pogona vitticeps strain Pit_001003342236 chromosome 4, PviZW2.1, whole genome shotgun sequence. Protein-coding genes within it:
- the HAUS3 gene encoding HAUS augmin-like complex subunit 3 produces the protein MDCGTQFIETLKRVGYSKAYLLNGEDFDWLFETSEDKSFLEWFCTNVNEQHVLSEDELQSFNILLKTSKPVLEEGAVDEVLKTCKSLELNTNICEENEEEKLKTLEDELQALQKMKQLKICRRNKLQMVASANSLISLKLKEGAEEPPKNLKEGQGLFTAMNTKMNNELQSLNEGVEKLISFFRAPEQQESDPHSVLLVQHVLDKYLCQEEQSTAALTSYTKKQFFQGIAELVESSKEEHFQLVDMKNSSISEESNEACEERLELTRLQMAYVCAQHQLIQQKAKNRSMREGLQWAEENISSLKQTPGKEKFEARISSLNNDISKIKKHLAQLNHETIPFLAKEDAELLNMPVVGGDFDLQIARQEYYIARQDHICNQLMKQKASFELLQLAYEIELRKLRDNSRLLENLIQDLKQSNITFAETLETMTEPSISHHKLPRSTIDSKDNATQRLYQLLEGQDPKELFRTHDGLQQMAEKVHLDTTSVLDQLAVTSKEQILLLSKMDADVISLRDCMYCGGESVRLSNQELAEQFDQLEFQLNKLNQLIMDFLADIKTKKKVLENNKLPQMERKLYTYFFKDEEHLKNVVERLEQQVKVQAMS